A window of Lysobacterales bacterium genomic DNA:
CGGGGCGGGTGGCGGCGGCTTCCTGCTGAGTGTGCGCGAGCGGGGCTGGCGCGCCTCGGGCCTGGAGCCGGGCAGGCGCGGCCTGACCGCGTGCAGGGCCGCCGGCCTGGACATGGTCGAGCGGCCAGAGGAATTGCCCGACGCCCGTTTCGGCCTGGTGACCTTCCATCACGTCTTCGAGCACCTGGAGGACCCCGCCGCGGTGCTGGCGACGGTGCGCCGGGTGCTGGCGCCGGACGGCCGCCTGTTCATCGAGGTGCCCAACGCCAGCGCCCTGCGGGCCCGGCTGGCGATGCCCTGGCTGACACGACGCTTCGCCATCGACGAACGCTACCGCGCCTTCCCGATCCACCTTGCCTACTACAGCCGCGCGACGCTGACCCGGGTGCTGGCCGATGCCGGCTGGGCCGTTGAGCACAGTTTCACCGTCGGACTGGGGCTGGACGAGTATTTCGTCTCCGATCCAGCCAAGCACCCCCCGGCACCCTCGTCGGCCCCGGCGCCGCAGAAGGATCAGGCCGCGGACGCCGCGCCAGTTGCCGGCAGCCACCAGCGCAAGCGATTGCGCCACCGCCTGCGCGACGGCTTCCTGGGCATGGGCTGGGGAGAAAACCTGGCCGTGATCGCCCGGCCATTGACGCCGGAATCCACAGCGGCCTGAGAGCCCGTCGATGGTGCGTTGGCGCCGCAGCGGCGCCGCGTGCCAATCCGCCTGCGCCGACTTAGGGCGATCGGGGACGAAGTGGACGTGTCCGCAAGCAAGGCGCGCATGGGTCTGAATCGGTGCGCGCACACATTGTGGGCAAGCCATGCGGCTTGTCGTCTCGCAAGCGCGGCCCTCTCCCCCCGCCCCTCTCCCGCGCCGCGGGAGAGGGGAGCACATCAGACTCCGAGTCCCGAGTCCCGAGTCCCGAGTCCCGGGTCCCGGGTCCCGGATCCCAAAGTCAGGTCATGCAACCCTGCGCGCAGCGAGGCCGAACCGGGCAGCAAGTCCCAGCAGGCCGGCCAGCAACAAGAGCCACAGGCCGCCACCCAGCGGCACGGGCAGCATCGGATTGCTGACGCCCACCGGCACGTCGGCGCGGCAAGGCGGTGGCGAACCGTCCGGTGCGCACTCGGCACCGGTCTCCGGCGTCACCGTGACCACGTTGAGGATCGGGTTGGGTGGGTTGCTGGCCACCGTGGCATTGATGGTGAAGACCACTTCGGCGCCGGCAGCGAAGTTCGGCACGGTGACGTTGATGGCCCCGGAACCGGCCGCGACCGGACAGGCCGCACCGGCGCAGGTCCACGCGAACCCGGTCAGGCCAGGCGGCACCGGGTCGCTGATGGTGACGTTGAGGACCGGCAGCGATCCCAGGTTGCGCACCGTCACCGTGTAGACCAGCGAGCCGCCGGGCGGGGTCGCGGGCACACTGGCCACCTTGGCGACCTGCAGCGGGCCCAGGCGGGGGATCGCCACGGCCGATGCCGCAGTGCCGGCAACCGGGCCGGCGAAGGTCGCGGTGCCATTGGCCACCACCAGATTGAGCGCCTGTCCGGCAGCGGCATCGGCGGGGCGCACCGTGTACTCCGCGCTGCA
This region includes:
- a CDS encoding class I SAM-dependent methyltransferase; the encoded protein is MDASSPLADADVVTLTACPACGGDRHRRLATPGRWIGPEVFAPLTGRLGLAGCRDCGLVFVNPRPSSARLGAFYAGSTYDCHETAGSSSAGKVADHLMTIIERHLPAAAPRHVLDYGAGGGGFLLSVRERGWRASGLEPGRRGLTACRAAGLDMVERPEELPDARFGLVTFHHVFEHLEDPAAVLATVRRVLAPDGRLFIEVPNASALRARLAMPWLTRRFAIDERYRAFPIHLAYYSRATLTRVLADAGWAVEHSFTVGLGLDEYFVSDPAKHPPAPSSAPAPQKDQAADAAPVAGSHQRKRLRHRLRDGFLGMGWGENLAVIARPLTPESTAA